A genome region from Anopheles stephensi strain Indian chromosome 2, UCI_ANSTEP_V1.0, whole genome shotgun sequence includes the following:
- the LOC118502653 gene encoding 40S ribosomal protein S2: MADAAPARGGFRGGFGSRGGARGGRGGRGRGRGRGRGRGGKEDSKEWVPVTKLGRLVKDGKIRTLEEIYLYSLPIKEFEIIDFFLNRLLKDEVLKIMPVQKQTRAGQRTRFKAFVAIGDSNGHIGLGVKCSKEVATAIRGAIILAKLSVVPVRRGYWGNKIGRPHTVPCKVQGKCGSVLVRLIPAPRGTGIVSAPVPKKLLQMAGIDDCYTTTRGSTTTLGNFAKATYAAIAKTYAFLTPDLWKDLPLNKTPYQEFADFLDKTNKSAQRIIEM; this comes from the exons ATGGCGGACGCTGCTCCAGCCCGTGGTGGATTTAGAGGAGGATTCGGATCGCGTGGCGGTGCCCGCGGTGGTCGTGGTGGACGTGGTCGCGGCCGTGGTCGTGGCCGTGGACGCGGCGGCAAGGAAGACTCGAAGGAATGGGTGCCGGTGACGAAGCTGGGCCGCCTGGTAAAGGATGGCAAGATTCGCACGCTCGAGGAGATCTACCTGTACTCGCTCCCGATCAAAGAGTTCGAGATCATCGACTTCTTCCTGAACCGTCTGCTGAAGGATGAGGTGCTGAAGATCATGCCCGTCCAGAAGCAGACCCGTGCCGGTCAGCGTACCCGCTTCAAGGCGTTCGTCGCCATCGGCGATAGCAACGGTCACATCGGTctcggtgtgaagtgcagcAAGGAAGTGGCCACCGCCATCCGTGGTGCCATCATCCTGGCCAAGCTGTCGGTCGTCCCGGTGCGTCGCGGTTACTGGGGTAACAAGATCGGTCGCCCGCATACCGTACCTTGCAAG GTCCAGGGTAAGTGCGGTTCCGTTCTGGTGCGTCTGATTCCGGCCCCGCGTGGTACCGGCATTGTGTCTGCCCCGGTACCGAAGAAGCTGCTGCAGATGGCTGGTATCGATGATTGCTACACCACCACCCGTGGTTCGACCACGACGCTGGGCAACTTCGCCAAGGCCACGTACGCTGCCATTGCCAAGACGTACGCCTTCCTCACGCCGGACTTGTGGAAGGATCTGCCACTGAATAAGACCCCGTACCAggagtttgccgacttcctcGACAAGACTAACAAGAGCGCTCAGCGCATCATCGAGATGTAA
- the LOC118502650 gene encoding importin-5, translating into MAAGDQDNFQQLMGSLLSTDNEVRTQAEEVYSGLPCETKVPHLLGTVQNPQMAEDARLLAAVLLRRLFSSEFHEFYEPLPPEAKDQLKQQILLTLQQNESGSMRRKICEMVAEVARCMIDDDGNNQWPEFLQFLFHCHNSANVQLQEAALRIFASVPGIFGNQQAQHLPLIKQMFIKYLEPNSNQEVRFQAVRAYGAFVLLHDKEEDVKGQFADLLPQVIMITAESIELGDPQNLMQLLIDMAEGVPKFFRPQLEPIFELCMKVFSTVDMEDNLRHLALEMMVSLAENASSMVRKRAEKYVAALVPLILQMMTDLEDDDEWSVSDKIAEDDTGDNNVIAESALDRLACGLGGKMILPHIVNNIPNMLLSPDWKQRHAALMAISAAGEGCQKQMESMLENIMQGVLKYLVDPHPRVRYAACNAIGQMATDFAPIFEKKFHEQVIPGLLNLLDDVENPRVQAHAGAALVNFSEECPKIILTRYLDAIMAKLEMILTTKFKELVEKGTKLVLEQVVTTIASVADTTEKEFVAYYDRLMPSLKYIIKNGSTDELKLLRGKTIECVSLIGLAVGAEKFMSDASDVMDMLLKTHTEGDLPDDDPQTSYLISAWARICKLLGKQFEQFLPLVMGPVMRTASMKPEVALLDNDEMQGVENDSNWQFVNLGEQQNFVIRTAGLEDKASACEMLVCYARELKDGFANYAEEVVRLMVPMLKFYFHDGVRTAAAESLPYLLDCAKIKGPKYLEGMWLYICPELLKAIDTEPEADVLTELLHSLARCIETLGAACLSNEAMEEVLKIIDKFMKQHFEKEEKRAQARKEEDYDDGVEEQLAEEDDADIYLLSRISDIIHSLFVTYKDAFLPSFQRVVPHFVKLLQATNPWADRQWGLCIFDDLIEYTGPLCVQYQPFFLQPMLEYIKDEQPEVRQAAVYGCGVLGQYGGEQFAVTCAQAISLLVEVIMAPDSREPENVNPTENAISAVTKILKYNNTAIPNPDEIIALWFTWLPVGEDEDEAVYVYGYLCDLIQANHPVILGENNGNLPRIVSIIASCFYREAITVPHPEAERMLSIVKQIEGNPDLFQACINTLTAEQKAALEGAYRAAAAAAATATTAVTQ; encoded by the exons ATGGCTGCAGGAGATCAGGACAACTTTCAGCAGCTGATGGGCTCGCTGCTGTCTACGGACAATGAAGTTCGTACGCAGGCAGAG GAGGTGTACAGTGGATTGCCATGTGAAACAAAGGTGCCGCACCTGCTCGGTACGGTACAGAACCCACAGATGGCGGAAGATGCCCGGTTGCTGGCGGCCGTCCTGCTGCGGCGTTTGTTTTCGTCCGAGTTTCACGAATTTTACGAACCCCTGCCACCGGAAGCGAAGGACCAGCTGAAGCAACAGATCCTGCTGACGCTGCAGCAGAACGAGTCGGGCAGCATGCGGCGAAAGATCTGCGAGATGGTGGCGGAGGTGGCACGGTGCAtgatcgacgacgacggtaaCAACCAGTGGCCCGAATTTTTGCAGTTCCTGTTCCACTGCCACAACAGTGCGAACGTGCAGCTGCAGGAAGCCGCCCTGCGCATATTCGCTTCCGTGCCCGGCATCTTCGGCAACCAGCAGGCCCAACATTTGCCGCTGATCAAGCAAATGTTTATCAAATACCTGGAGCCCAACTCGAACCAGGAGGTACGTTTCCAGGCCGTCCGGGCGTACGGTGCGTTTGTGCTGCTGCACGACAAGGAGGAGGACGTGAAGGGCCAGTTTGCTGACCTGTTGCCGCAGGTCATCATGATCACGGCGGAAAGCATCGAGCTGGGCGATCCGCAGAACCTGATGCAGCTGCTGATCGACATGGCCGAGGGTGTGCCAAAGTTCTTCCGGCCCCAGCTGGAACCGATCTTCGAGTTGTGCATGAAGGTGTTCAGCACGGTCGACATGGAGGACAACCTGCGCCATCTCGCGCTGGAGATGATGGTGTCGCTGGCAGAGAATGCTTCGTCGATGGTGCGCAAACGGGCGGAAAAGTATGTGGCCGCGCTGGTACCGCTCATACTGCAGATGATGACCGATCTGGAGGATGACGACGAGTGGTCCGTGTCGGACAAGATCGCCGAGGACGACACGGGCGACAACAACGTGATCGCCGAGTCGGCCCTGGACCGGCTGGCCTGCGGGCTCGGCGGTAAGATGATTCTGCCGCACATCGTAAACAACATTCCAAACATGCTGCTCAGCCCGGACTGGAAGCAACGGCATGCCGCGCTGATGGCGATATCGGCCGCTGGCGAAGGTTGCCAGAAGCAGATGGAGTCGATGCTGGAAAACATTATGCAGGGTGTGCTGAAGTATTTGGTCGATCCGCACCCGCGCGTGCGGTACGCGGCGTGTAACGCGATCGGCCAGATGGCGACCGACTTTGCGCCCATTTTCGAGAAAAAGTTCCACGAGCAGGTCATACCGGGTTTGCTGAATCTGCTGGATGACGTTGAAAATCCGCGCGTACAGGCGCATGCCGGTGCGGCGCTGGTTAACTTCAGCGAGGAGTGTCCGAAGATCATCCTGACGCGCTACCTGGACGCCATTATGGCGAAGCTGGAGATGATTCTGACCACCAAGTTTAAGGAGCTGGTCGAGAAGGGTAcgaagctggtgctggaaCAGGTCGTGACGACGATTGCTTCGGTAGCGGACACGACGGAGAAGGAATTTGTCGCGTACTACGATCGGTTGATGCCGTCGCTGAAGTACATCATCAAGAACGGAAGCACGGACGAGCTGAAGCTGCTGCGCGGTAAAACGATCGAGTGTGTCAGCTTGATCGGGTTGGCGGTCGGTGCGGAGAAGTTCATGTCCGACGCGTCGGACGTGATGGACATGCTGCTGAAAACACACACCGAAGGTGACCTGCCCGATGACGACCCGCAAACGTCCTATCTGATATCGGCCTGGGCCCGCATCTGCAAACTTCTTGGCAAACAGTTCGAACAGTTCCTGCCGCTGGTGATGGGCCCGGTAATGCGCACGGCTTCCATGAAACCGGAGGTGGCACTGCTGGACAACGACGAGATGCAGGGCGTGGAGAACGATAGCAACTGGCAGTTTGTGAATCTGGGCGAGCAGCAAAACTTTGTCATCCGTACCGCTGGGCTCGAGGACAAGGCGTCCGCCTGCGAGATGTTGGTGTGCTACGCGCGCGAACTGAAGGATGGTTTTGCGAATTACGCCGAGGAGGTCGTACGGTTGATGGTGCCGATGTTGAAGTTCTACTTCCACGACGGCGTCCGAACCGCTGCCGCCGAATCGCTTCCCTACCTGCTCGACTGCGCCAAGATCAAGGGACCCAAGTATCTCGAGGGCATGTGGCTGTACATCTGTCCGGAGCTGCTGAAGGCGATCGATACCGAACCGGAGGCGGACGTGCTGACCGAGCTGCTCCATTCGCTCGCCCGCTGCATCGAGACGCTCGGTGCCGCCTGCCTGTCGAACGAAGCGATGGAGGAGGTGCTCAAGATTATCGACAAATTCATGAAGCAACACTttgaaaaggaagagaaacgTGCCCAGGCACGAAAGGAGGAAGACTACGACGACGGGGTGGAGGAGCAGCTGGCCGAGGAGGACGATGCGGACATTTATCTGCTGTCGCGCATTTCCGACATTATCCATTCGCTGTTCGTCACGTACAAGGATGCGTTCCTGCCGTCGTTCCAGCGCGTGGTGCCACACTTTGTGAAGCTGCTGCAGGCGACGAACCCGTGGGCGGATCGGCAATGGGGATTGTGCATATTCGACGATCTCATCG AGTATACTGGCCCATTGTGCGTACAGTATCAGCCCTTCTTCCTGCAGCCCATGCTCGAGTACATTAAGGATGAGCAACCGGAAGTACGACAGGCAGCTGTTTACGGGTGTGGTGTGCTGGGACAG TACGGTGGAGAACAGTTTGCCGTTACCTGTGCCCAGGCCATCTCGCTGCTGGTGGAAGTCATCATGGCCCCGGACAGCCGCGAACCGGAGAATGTGAACCCGACGGAAAACGCCATCTCAGCCGTGACGAAGATATTGAAGTATAACAACACAGCGATCCCCAATCCGGACGAAATCATTGCCCTATG GTTCACCTGGCTGCCCGTCGGCGAGGACGAAGATGAAGCTGTGTACGTGTACGGATATCTGTGCGATCTGATCCAAGCCAACCATCCGGTCATACTCGGCGAAAACAATGGCAACCTACCCCGCATCGTGTCGATCATCGCGTCCTGCTTCTACCGGGAAGCGATAACGGTCCCACATCCGGAAGCCGAACGTATGCTGTCGATCGTGAAGCAGATCGAGGGCAATCCGGACCTATTCCAGGCGTGCATTAACACGCTGACCGCCGAACAGAAGGCTGCCCTCGAGGGTGCGTACCGtgcggcggcagcggcagcagcaacggcgACCACCGCCGTGACGCAGTAA